A stretch of Microbulbifer bruguierae DNA encodes these proteins:
- a CDS encoding isochorismatase family protein, which produces MDLKRNSLGIGERPALLLVDMINGFTNPECPLGTHCPEVIQANQQLLNAFRARCLPIFFTTVVYRDTAQARVFRERIPHLEWLQAESPWVEVDAHLAMQAGEILIEKQWPSAFFRTDLAAHIASEGVDSIVVTGLTTSGCVRASVVDALQHDLRVVVAEEAVGDRNPDAHRANLFDMHAKYADVEKLASVLQAVAALPMANCRETSPN; this is translated from the coding sequence ATGGATCTCAAACGTAACTCTCTGGGTATTGGTGAAAGACCGGCGCTGCTGCTGGTGGATATGATCAACGGGTTCACTAATCCTGAGTGCCCCCTTGGGACCCACTGCCCCGAGGTGATCCAGGCGAACCAGCAATTACTCAATGCCTTCCGGGCCAGGTGCCTGCCAATTTTCTTTACTACGGTTGTATATCGAGATACCGCACAGGCGCGGGTCTTCCGCGAGCGCATTCCGCATCTGGAATGGTTACAGGCGGAAAGTCCCTGGGTTGAAGTCGATGCCCATCTGGCGATGCAAGCCGGTGAGATATTGATCGAAAAGCAGTGGCCCAGTGCTTTTTTTCGCACTGATCTGGCGGCCCACATTGCTAGCGAGGGTGTGGACTCGATTGTGGTAACTGGCCTGACGACCAGCGGATGCGTGCGCGCTTCGGTGGTTGATGCACTGCAGCATGATTTAAGAGTTGTGGTCGCCGAAGAGGCGGTGGGCGATCGAAACCCGGATGCCCACCGCGCCAATCTTTTTGACATGCACGCAAAATATGCGGACGTCGAAAAGCTGGCATCTGTTCTGCAGGCCGTTGCTGCACTGCCTATGGCTAACTGCCGCGAAACCTCGCCAAACTAG
- a CDS encoding MFS transporter, with amino-acid sequence MKIAFFVVLLDMIGFGIMLPILAYYALQLGADASTATFCMALYVFGMFIGTPVWGRLSDRFGRKPILAISLVGSVLGYIVLAFATEVWMVGVSRLFSGLMAGNLSVAQAYVADVTDEKDRAKGMGMLGAAFGLSFILGPLLGGVLAGDSFEDANLRLPAMISALLSASALLCVLLFLRESRPEPDTAANDAVTNEAVGNDAVGNESAAATNSYGDFLRWLFSSQPLLLLLFIAMAVYNVAAGLVESVFPIWAEATGIADGPQGLVPILLVAGLAMVVMQGGAIGPLSRRFGEARLVVTGSVVFGLAVLGLTLAGSASSSVGATGALVVQAIGAALVITSMQSLVSKQALANNRGAVMGSYSALGTLGRGIGTAVTGALFSGVHLHASYYLGALCMIPLLAIALWVVRAQLATGARVTGSVTDKGLNVDHSTSV; translated from the coding sequence ATGAAAATTGCATTTTTTGTCGTGCTGCTGGACATGATCGGTTTCGGCATCATGTTACCGATTCTTGCCTATTACGCGTTGCAACTTGGAGCTGATGCGTCCACCGCAACCTTCTGTATGGCCCTGTATGTGTTTGGCATGTTTATTGGTACCCCAGTGTGGGGGCGGTTGTCGGACCGGTTTGGCCGCAAGCCGATTCTGGCGATCAGTCTTGTAGGTAGCGTACTGGGTTACATCGTGCTGGCCTTTGCAACCGAAGTATGGATGGTGGGCGTGAGTCGTCTGTTCAGCGGGTTGATGGCCGGCAACCTGTCGGTGGCACAGGCCTATGTGGCGGATGTGACAGATGAGAAAGACCGGGCCAAGGGCATGGGGATGTTGGGCGCTGCATTTGGCTTGAGTTTTATTCTCGGCCCGCTACTGGGGGGTGTGTTGGCCGGTGACAGCTTCGAGGATGCCAATCTGCGCCTGCCTGCCATGATCTCTGCACTACTTTCGGCTTCCGCACTCCTTTGTGTTCTGCTGTTTCTCCGCGAGAGCAGGCCTGAACCAGATACTGCTGCGAACGATGCTGTCACGAACGAAGCTGTCGGGAATGATGCTGTCGGGAATGAAAGTGCCGCGGCGACCAATTCCTATGGGGACTTTCTGCGCTGGCTTTTTTCCTCTCAACCCTTACTGCTTCTGCTGTTTATCGCTATGGCGGTATACAACGTGGCGGCAGGATTGGTGGAATCGGTATTTCCTATCTGGGCGGAAGCCACAGGGATTGCCGACGGCCCCCAGGGGCTGGTACCGATTCTTCTGGTCGCGGGGCTTGCCATGGTCGTTATGCAGGGAGGTGCTATTGGCCCGCTGAGTCGCCGGTTTGGAGAGGCCCGCCTTGTTGTCACCGGCAGTGTGGTGTTTGGGCTGGCTGTGCTCGGGCTCACTCTGGCTGGAAGCGCTTCATCATCGGTTGGCGCGACCGGTGCGCTTGTGGTGCAGGCCATTGGCGCTGCGCTGGTGATTACTTCCATGCAGTCTCTGGTTTCCAAGCAGGCGCTGGCGAATAACCGCGGTGCCGTAATGGGGAGTTACAGCGCGTTGGGTACGCTTGGCCGCGGCATAGGCACTGCAGTTACCGGAGCACTATTCTCGGGAGTGCATCTGCATGCCTCTTACTACCTGGGTGCACTGTGTATGATTCCGTTGCTGGCGATCGCGTTGTGGGTAGTGCGTGCGCAGTTGGCGACAGGCGCAAGGGTCACAGGTTCGGTAACGGATAAAGGCTTGAATGTCGATCATTCCACTTCGGTTTGA
- a CDS encoding TonB-dependent receptor translates to MYRKPLTLAVASAIFSSGTLVTPVYAQDSKADHNKNVTALRGENFAIEEVVVTARKREETLDTVPVAIDVLGSQALMEKGISTLDDVARYTPGLNFQTGLMPNDTRISLRGFSSTRGRSNVAILVDGIDISSESMTSAGGGIGPNLSLMDLERVEVVKGPQSALYGRSAFSGAVNYVTKRPGDAGETSVSVDANDQGFAKLQVAANVPMISDVLAGSINLAKTEFDGYYKNPNTGGDLGGTESEGIATALFWTPTESFSAYWRGEYSEEHYSPRAIVERESLVNTGSAPGDFALLGSVGENTVMVPVPGRGATAADCATATPYGYMIGMPVACAPIFSGNVGGASESEIDLSADPLTGKDFAGTQVRSVRTTLELAWNTESFDLVSLTGINYNDSRVQEDFDRTDYALQSLGPGTGAYISHPFDPTYFPGYPGEYTQYGVNSNSDTTFDGEQFSQEFRLSGASEKLDWQVSALYWRETLDTVMNQKWWLREGVDKAFWDAYLDSYFGGMGMVDHRTSPVDLPIPMSRETEHLSAAFALNYNITESVRASLEGRYLQEDIDYRSVPLSTQFNGLMGVPYFDPVTFMPGEPQEQTYARTDTAFVPRASIDWQVSDDTMVYASAAEGFKPGGMTTTDGNGDISIGEYDPEELVVYEVGYKGSMLDNRLQLTASAFLYDYTDQQISYFVADVNTGAQNAAVTNVGESSLKGVELGVVYRPSSNWTFVTSYTGVKSRFDDFRIADVGNPGTLDKLWTGTEDGDYTGNQFINSPETSALASIRYDGEFANGAGYFTELLANYESKRYLDRGNNAYLPAYTLVDFQGGVSWQDLDVVLYINNLLDDDKVKSGINNVGYGHLPAGAFTAQVVDLILPNPRTVGLRASYSF, encoded by the coding sequence ATGTACCGTAAACCTTTAACGCTGGCAGTGGCGTCGGCAATTTTTTCATCAGGAACTTTGGTTACTCCTGTGTACGCTCAGGATTCCAAAGCGGATCACAATAAAAACGTTACTGCACTTCGTGGCGAGAACTTTGCCATTGAAGAGGTGGTGGTGACTGCGCGGAAGCGTGAAGAAACTCTTGATACTGTGCCGGTGGCCATCGATGTACTGGGCAGTCAGGCACTGATGGAGAAAGGCATCTCGACACTGGACGACGTTGCCCGCTACACCCCGGGCCTGAACTTTCAAACCGGCTTGATGCCAAACGACACTCGTATCAGTCTGCGTGGCTTTTCTTCCACTCGCGGTCGCTCCAATGTGGCGATCCTTGTGGACGGCATAGATATTTCCTCAGAATCCATGACTTCTGCCGGTGGCGGCATAGGGCCGAACTTGAGCCTGATGGATCTGGAACGCGTTGAAGTGGTGAAGGGCCCGCAGAGCGCACTGTATGGCCGTTCGGCTTTTTCCGGTGCCGTGAATTACGTTACCAAGCGCCCGGGTGACGCTGGTGAAACCTCCGTCAGCGTGGACGCCAATGATCAGGGATTCGCGAAACTGCAAGTGGCCGCGAATGTACCAATGATTTCGGATGTCCTGGCAGGCTCAATCAATTTGGCCAAGACAGAATTCGATGGTTACTACAAAAACCCGAATACTGGCGGCGATTTGGGAGGCACAGAGTCTGAGGGTATTGCCACAGCGCTGTTCTGGACACCTACTGAATCGTTTTCCGCTTACTGGCGCGGGGAATACAGCGAAGAACATTATTCTCCTCGCGCTATCGTGGAGCGTGAAAGTCTGGTCAACACCGGCTCAGCGCCTGGTGATTTTGCACTTCTTGGTTCGGTAGGGGAGAACACCGTAATGGTTCCCGTGCCTGGCCGGGGTGCTACTGCTGCCGATTGTGCTACGGCGACGCCCTATGGCTACATGATTGGCATGCCGGTAGCCTGCGCACCGATTTTTTCCGGTAACGTGGGTGGCGCGAGCGAAAGTGAAATCGACCTGTCTGCAGATCCTCTCACCGGAAAAGACTTTGCCGGGACCCAGGTGCGCAGTGTTCGCACCACCCTGGAATTGGCCTGGAATACCGAAAGTTTTGATCTGGTTTCATTGACCGGTATCAATTACAACGATTCCCGAGTGCAGGAAGATTTTGACCGCACCGATTACGCGCTGCAGTCTCTGGGCCCAGGTACCGGCGCCTATATTTCGCATCCGTTTGACCCCACATATTTTCCCGGCTACCCCGGTGAATACACGCAGTACGGGGTAAATTCCAACAGTGACACCACGTTTGATGGCGAGCAGTTCAGCCAGGAATTCCGCTTGTCTGGTGCTTCGGAGAAGCTGGACTGGCAGGTGAGTGCGCTTTACTGGCGTGAGACACTCGATACGGTGATGAACCAGAAATGGTGGTTGCGCGAAGGGGTTGACAAGGCGTTCTGGGACGCCTATCTGGATAGTTACTTCGGTGGAATGGGAATGGTGGATCATCGCACCAGTCCGGTAGATCTTCCGATCCCCATGTCGCGTGAGACAGAACATCTTTCAGCGGCTTTCGCACTGAATTACAACATTACCGAGTCTGTGCGCGCGTCGCTGGAAGGTCGTTATCTGCAGGAAGATATCGATTACCGCAGCGTACCGCTGTCCACGCAGTTCAACGGGTTGATGGGTGTACCTTACTTTGACCCGGTGACATTTATGCCCGGTGAGCCACAGGAGCAAACCTATGCGCGCACCGATACTGCCTTTGTTCCCCGTGCGAGCATCGACTGGCAAGTGAGCGATGACACCATGGTCTACGCGTCTGCGGCAGAGGGCTTTAAACCCGGTGGCATGACCACCACCGATGGCAACGGCGATATTTCTATCGGTGAATACGACCCGGAAGAACTTGTCGTGTACGAAGTGGGCTACAAGGGCAGTATGCTGGACAACCGCCTGCAGCTGACTGCCTCCGCGTTTCTGTATGACTACACAGACCAGCAAATTTCCTATTTTGTGGCCGATGTAAATACCGGTGCTCAGAACGCTGCCGTGACCAATGTGGGTGAGAGTTCACTGAAAGGCGTGGAGCTGGGGGTGGTTTATCGTCCTTCCAGTAACTGGACATTTGTCACGTCCTATACCGGAGTCAAGAGTCGCTTCGACGATTTCCGGATTGCGGACGTCGGTAATCCTGGAACACTCGACAAACTCTGGACCGGCACCGAGGATGGGGATTACACCGGTAATCAGTTCATCAACTCACCGGAAACCTCGGCTCTCGCCTCTATCCGCTATGATGGTGAGTTCGCCAATGGAGCCGGTTACTTTACCGAGCTACTGGCCAACTACGAGTCAAAGCGCTATCTGGATAGAGGGAATAATGCCTACTTGCCAGCGTATACGCTGGTCGATTTCCAGGGTGGCGTGAGCTGGCAGGATCTGGATGTGGTCCTGTACATTAATAACCTGCTGGATGACGATAAGGTCAAATCAGGTATCAACAATGTGGGTTACGGACATTTGCCAGCCGGGGCATTTACCGCACAGGTCGTGGACCTGATTCTGCCCAACCCGCGTACCGTCGGACTGCGCGCAAGCTACAGCTTCTGA
- a CDS encoding maleate cis-trans isomerase family protein, whose amino-acid sequence MDNYQIARRAQIGVIIPSTNTGVEYDLQKLGFDGVTWHPSRFWIELRNWSDEMEKTGDDANTVFERFLDIMRDEIPTSIRNVLSAKVNHIMLGMSAETFWGGLDGNIRFEQEIRDQIGDLGLTTGAGATRDALNCFGAKRISVITPYPPVGDDNVYRFFSDIGFEVVKVKGMNRPSATSIAETPIQQVLDAIREVDGDNVDAIVQCGTNLSTMDVFPTLEHWLQKPLLPINVATAWHALRACGVNDRITGKGRLLEEF is encoded by the coding sequence ATGGACAACTACCAAATTGCTCGGCGTGCACAGATCGGGGTCATCATTCCTTCTACCAATACTGGTGTGGAGTACGATCTGCAGAAGCTTGGTTTTGATGGTGTGACCTGGCATCCATCGCGCTTCTGGATTGAGTTGCGCAATTGGTCTGACGAAATGGAAAAGACGGGCGACGATGCCAATACGGTATTCGAGCGTTTCCTCGACATCATGCGCGATGAAATCCCCACTTCTATCCGCAATGTGCTGTCCGCAAAGGTCAATCACATCATGCTGGGTATGTCCGCGGAAACCTTCTGGGGTGGACTGGATGGGAATATTCGTTTTGAGCAGGAAATTCGCGATCAGATTGGCGATCTCGGATTGACCACCGGCGCCGGTGCAACCCGCGACGCACTCAATTGCTTTGGAGCAAAACGAATTTCTGTAATTACACCCTATCCTCCGGTGGGTGACGACAATGTGTATCGCTTTTTCAGTGACATCGGTTTTGAAGTGGTAAAAGTGAAAGGCATGAACCGCCCCTCCGCCACTTCCATCGCCGAGACACCAATCCAGCAAGTGCTGGATGCGATACGGGAAGTGGATGGCGACAACGTGGATGCCATTGTGCAGTGCGGTACCAACCTCTCAACCATGGATGTTTTTCCAACCCTTGAACACTGGTTGCAGAAGCCGCTACTGCCGATCAATGTCGCCACTGCATGGCACGCATTGCGCGCATGTGGTGTGAACGATCGGATTACCGGGAAAGGGCGGTTGCTGGAAGAGTTTTAA
- a CDS encoding alpha/beta fold hydrolase — protein MSTLELQPPPAPESNLRRGYLDYTWGQLHYRSMGCRSLPLLVLLHQTPSASEMYLPLMRLVAKRYHVVAIDTPGFGASDPMPGRVSVKGLGQELHKALLKKYACPYFLFGHHSGAAIATSMAAENPQWVTSLALSGPPLLTEAQRQALPHSAEEIPLEEDGGHLLKMWWRLRKKDHSAPLEISQRELQLAFTCGNYYRECYQAVADYDFASDLSRVTCPILLFAGKRDLLYGAVAASKKIARDAKTLHSEVDAATYVCETHAPFVASALREFFVAPDLQVERAPTNAVTEAVSVVNRVERESIS, from the coding sequence ATGAGTACCCTTGAACTTCAGCCACCCCCTGCACCGGAGAGCAATCTGCGCAGGGGGTATCTGGACTACACCTGGGGGCAGTTGCACTACCGCTCCATGGGGTGTCGTAGCTTGCCGCTACTGGTGCTTTTGCATCAGACCCCCAGTGCATCGGAAATGTACTTGCCGCTGATGCGGCTGGTCGCCAAGCGCTATCACGTGGTTGCTATCGACACTCCCGGTTTTGGTGCCAGTGACCCGATGCCCGGCAGAGTGAGCGTCAAAGGGTTGGGGCAGGAGCTTCACAAGGCGTTACTAAAAAAATATGCCTGTCCGTATTTTCTCTTTGGTCACCACAGCGGCGCAGCCATTGCCACCAGCATGGCGGCCGAGAATCCCCAGTGGGTCACCTCTCTGGCTCTGAGTGGGCCGCCCTTGCTGACCGAAGCGCAGCGCCAGGCGCTGCCGCACTCTGCGGAAGAAATTCCACTTGAGGAGGATGGTGGACACCTGCTGAAAATGTGGTGGCGCCTGCGTAAAAAGGACCATAGTGCTCCGCTGGAAATCAGCCAGCGGGAGCTGCAGCTGGCGTTTACTTGTGGCAACTATTATCGCGAGTGTTATCAGGCTGTGGCGGATTACGATTTCGCCAGTGATCTTTCGCGAGTGACCTGTCCGATTCTCCTTTTTGCCGGTAAACGGGACCTGCTGTATGGCGCCGTCGCGGCTTCGAAAAAAATTGCCAGAGACGCGAAAACGTTGCATTCCGAAGTGGACGCCGCGACGTATGTGTGTGAAACCCATGCGCCTTTCGTGGCATCGGCCCTGCGCGAATTCTTTGTGGCCCCGGATTTACAAGTGGAGAGAGCGCCGACAAATGCGGTAACGGAAGCTGTTTCAGTAGTAAACCGGGTTGAACGGGAAAGTATCAGCTGA